A window of Rhododendron vialii isolate Sample 1 chromosome 11a, ASM3025357v1 genomic DNA:
ATTTTGTAGGGACTGTAAAATAATGCATTtacataaaaaattagtttatccAGATATAGATAGGTATGTTAAAAGTTGAGTTATCTACGAAAAATATACGGCTTGGAtctatttactattttttaacgTTAAACTGTACACAACCGTTCATTTTTCCATCTAAAAAcacaacttttgacatacctatcaaTGTCCGGACAAGCTGgttttttgcatggatatatTATTTTACCGGCTCTACAAAATGCACGGTTTaaattactcaaaaaaaatGCGTGAAGGAGACCCACAAGGGTCAGAAAATCCTCCTTTTCCGGCTTATGCAGATAGAATTTACACTCTTCTTCAAAATATCTAAAATTACTAGAATTAAACAAAGTGAGAATTGAGAAAGAGCACGATGAGGGAGAACTAAGAGAAGGAACGTATAGCGACAACTTGAGGACGGAAGCGTAATGTCCAACTCGAGGATTACGTGAACTAGGACAGGTGTTACTTTGACAAATGTGTTTTGTTCTTTGGTGAATCATTAATTTACAGAGTAATTTGAGAacgtaagagcatctccagtcttgacctattttaagatttaaatttaaaaatggggtaaaaatcacaaaaatttctctccaatttttgATCCAAATCCTTCcatattttgggttttacccatttttttgtccaaatctGAAACAACTTTTGTCTTGACcaatttctccaacggctaattagagagagagaaagaaggagatgtgtaaaatttgggtttgatggttggagatgtgtctatccaaaatgaatttttatccaaaatttgacttaaatttaagaaaaaatatgggtgaaggctggagatgctctaaagagTAAGAAAGGCAGATTTTGCTTCACTGCACATAGAAAGAATAAGTGGAatatttatctctttcttttattttctatatattttttagattgaaATGCGACTATTAAAGTTTTCTAATGAAACGCAAAAAACAAATGATATGTGAATTTTTCCCATGTGGATGTTTCTCTCTAGACCATAGTTTTCAAAGTACTACAACATTAATTTGAAGTTGCAAACTCATACTATAAAACAAACTTCTGAAAACGAACGAAAGACAATAGAAGAAAATAAGTCCAGCAAATTAAACAACCCCATGTACTGATAGAGTATAAATTCCGTCCGTCGGTGGTGGTGGAAACCGTGAGGTCTCCCACCGCCATTGAGTCTTATCGTGAATTTATTGTTgtaatttaaataatttattctgtAGAGTTCGCAGagtattttttatccaaaaggCATCAAGTTAAAATAATCTAATACTCCGtactatttctttttattttttaaaaaacttcgGATTGCCTCTTCATCATTTTCTAGTTTGGTACTCCACTACTATATTTTTGTGAAACTGGCACCTATTCATGACAAATGTTTGGATccggttggtgttgtgcagtgtaGTGACGTGCACAGAACCGGATCACCTACTCATGACAAATGTTTGGATCCAGTTGGTGCTGCTGCACATCTTCGAGTTGTCAGATCGTGCACCCGATAgcttggatctcatctcgacaatttACAATCGAGAGTCATTTATTGTCGAGTTGAAATCCGAGTTGTCGGATGCATGATCCAACGGCTCAAAAATGTGCAACACGGTGCTACGCACACCACTGCAGAGCACCATTCCCAATTCGGATGATTGTGTCCCACCCTTGCATCATGCCATTGTTTCCGGTACTCTAGGCATAGATCAAGTGCTTTTATGACATGACATGTGAAGAAGATAAATTACACTTTTGTGTTGCTTTAGATGAAATACTCTTTCATTCTTTCTTCTCCTATATGTCCACCATgatgaccattttttttttttcaaatgaaaatacTCTCCTATCCACGCATCAAAATACTACTCCATTTATCTTGATATTTTAAAACGAATGTATATGGTGTTTGGTCTTGGTGAGATTGGGCAAAGAGATAAATCATGTAAGCCTTTTAAGAATATTTGCATCTCCACACGAGTGTTGCGTCCGCTCACGATAACCCAATGTCATGCATGTGTTACGAGAAAAACTAACCAGGATAACGATCACatgtgttttttccttttttattcaaaaactatCTAAATTTACCCATTATAGCCCTCTTGGTGTTCAATTGTGACTTCAAAGCCTTCAACTATGAGGTGATACCTGCAACGCCTGGACAGCCGGACTATTCTAATTTCCCGATATTTACGACAAGGGAAATGTAATGTCATTTATTCGTTGGCAATCGACGTTAATTAGGAGCAATTTGCCAAATCTAGCAGCAAGAAGAtgtcatctatctatctatcaatatattATAGAAATGTAGTTGAAGCCTTACAACTGCTTCCAAATCCTTACTcctaatttcctagattttttactttttaaaaatgaaaaatccccCACCTTTGTCCCACGCACATGGCAAAcggccggaaaaaaaaaactgcctcTTCTCCCATGcacgcgtacgccagttaacATCCACGTCCTCATTCTTTtgaacttaaatttgaaaattttgtccatttttgaattttttttgcaattgttagttttgcgccaaacttttgtgtgtcattgattcgtctcgatgagatgaatcgaaaaagtaaattgtttttacttttacctaagtatttagagaaataaccatttttaatttagccaaaaaatgacattttgacataaaaaaatgattatttctcaaaatactagggtaaaagtaaaaaaaaaattaactcttccgattcctctcatcgaatcaacaacccacaaaaatttggcgcaaaactaataaatataaaaaaaaattcaaataaagacaaaatttttaaatttaagttaagtttaagttaagttcaaaagaatgCAGCCCGCTACCTCCCCGTTATGTTCTGCCACTATTTCCCTCCACCTACCATTGTAAAAACTCTCCTCGTACACCATTCCCGTACacatcaaacaaacaaacaaaaaaaaccatctAAACAAAAGAGCAATtaatgatcaaaaaaaacaaaagagcaaAATTGATTGCCATCCATTTTTTCCCCCAATATCTGTCCCAACTCGACCAAACCTCTCCTAATTAATGGTGTATCTACTTTTTTGTTCTCTATATTTTGATTAAAGTAAGATGTGTTCACCAACTACAAGAACGTACATTGAATTTTTGGAAGGGTTAGAAGTtggctgaaccattaactgggagtgactttgaatttgggtcTACAAAGAATTAGTGACTGCTCAATTCACTGCAATATTTGGTTTCAAGCTCGTCAACTACTCAAAGGTTAATTATAATACAAATTGCATCCCCATGTCTTTATGTTATGTGTGCATAATATGATCTAATTCATATATTTCATGTAGAAAGGATAACTGCTTGATGGCTAGTATCTGTATGAGCGGTAACGTCCACGTAATGGTGTTCtcacttttttgtctttagattTTGATTAATAAGTTGTGATCACTAACGTTTAGTTTCAGTGCTCATCCATTACTCAAAGGTCAGTCTTGCGAATTCTCTTCCTCTGCTTCTACCCATCAAATTGTGAGCGAAACAAAATTCGACCCACGTTTCACCCGTCCAATTGAAAGCatctggaaagaaaaaaagagtctCCCCCACGCCCATATACATAGTtgttttaattatatatttcaTATTTTATGCAGGTTTCATGAGGTCTCCTCCATGTTTGCATCGTAATGATTACTTAGATATGTTGAAATACCATACACAATTTTGAAACTAATCTCAGAGAGGGAGGGCTTCCCAATAGAAATTTTTGTTAAGCAAAAAATAGAGGCATGTCAAGCCTTGCAAAAGCTTGGAGAAATTATAAGTGAACAATaccttatgaaaaaaataatagaattaTAAAGTTAAACTAATTACGATCATCTTTTATGGTTTCCTCATCGTAAATTAGTAAGTTTCATTTGTAAGTGATTAAGCAATGCAAGTGGGTATAGGTAGACAATCAAATTAGCGTTGTGCCCATTCGATGTACATtaacgagaaaaaaaaatcatcatgaacttttttttgtggCCCCGTGCATTGAATGGACACAACACTAGTAAATATCCTATGCAAATGTAGTTGAAGCCAAATGCCTTTCAACCCTCAATtagcgttgtgcccgttcgatgtACATtaacgagaaaaaaaaatcatcatgaacttttttttgtggCCCCGTGCATTGAATGGGCACAACACTAGTAAATATCCTATGCAAATGTAGTTGAAGCCAAATGCCTTTCAACCCTCAATTATAAATGACCTAGTGTggaatggggggggggggagagagagagagagagagatgtgggggttgaatatggaggaaaaataattctaTATTTCTAGGACACTGTCACGTGGTACTCTAAATTCATTTTTCACACATGTATGTTTTTCAGTGCATAGAACTAAACCAATGCTAGAGTGCATCGAACATGGGaccgaaaaagaaaattaaactaTTTAAGCAACTAGCGTTGTATCCATTTGATACACGGGGCCGaagcgatttttttttatcccggccaccgaacggccaCAAACGCTAGTAATATTTGAAAAAGATTGTACGTAGTAAGAAATTTTGAGAATGGGACCATTAATTAACATCTAAATTTTGAAAGGACCAAGTTGTGCTGAACCAGGCCGGCCCCCAGTAGCTTCTAAAggaaaggagaaagagagagagagataggccTGCCCGCAGCTAGGTAACGCACATGCTGGGCTTTTGACATTCAATTAAAAGCAGATAAATGACTGGGCCAGCCGAACTTGGCCCAGTGGACCTCgcatttttttcatcatttctaCTGTTTCCAACCGTCCAAGCACGTGGTTTCCTATATAGTATGTTTGGTTTAATTTTGTCTCTATTGGATTATCATCGTGCTTTATTTCAAAtccaaaagagggaaaaaaatttcactgctgggtaagggggtgtttggttagccccttttcccattttccccTTCTCATTTTTGTGTTTTGGCTGTTTGGTTGCAAGGGGCAAAATGAGTTATCCGAAAAATGGGTTTTCCATTTTGAGGTTTCTAAAACAAAAGCCAGAAAGAGCTCAGAGGagctttttccattttcattttctcattttgttctCCTGCCTTGCCAAAAGACATTACTACCCTCTTCTTTTTGGGATAATTCCACAAAGCCCTTGTTTTGAAACGGACGGCGACGAGGAGATCAAACCCTTCTTCGATTTAGAGTTTGCCGTCCCCGACGAAGACGCCGACGGCGAAGATCAGGACAAGCAGAAAACGGCGGCGGGGATGGTACGGAGGGTGGGAATCTGGTAGCGGTGGAGCCGTCGTCGATCGTCGATGATTCTGAGCAAATCGCGAAGCCCCAATTCTCGGAGGAGCCTTCGTCGATCCTCGTCATCTTCTACATCCATTTCCCTTCAACCCCAATTGACATTTTTCTTGTCTCTGTTTCAAGTTGTTCTTATTCTTAACCATCTTTTTTattgtaattatttatttatccgAATTTCTGTAATGTTTTTGTGTTGTAGTGTTGTAATGTTTAGATTCTCAATTTCTGTAATGTTGTAGTGTTTGGTTTTCGATTACTTTGGTTTAaacttaattattattttaatttaaaaataaaaatattattgatgaaaaagtaagagcaaagaataattgaaataattaaaatataattaaaaagtaGTGTGACACTTTCAATTCATAtagaaagcaatttcaaaatgattttttttaaaaattgattaaaacattatttatatatacattATACACCATTATTAATAACCGGGGGCAACAcagtaaaaaatcaatccataatttattttcattctacatcttccaaacactactcctgctacaaaatacattctacaatatcatccaaacactctactaaatacaaaatacattttaatCATAacctcaaaagccaaaaaatcaaaaagttgaaaataaaaagtcaaaaagtaggcttccaaacaccccctaagtaCCATGTGGTCCCCATTTAGCACATCCGACCCGTCCATTGCGTTTtttgacggctcggatttggaaaaagaaaaatgagagagaaagtgttagagtgagaggagagaaatgATTTCAATCCGAACTatccaaaagtatattggacgGTCCAAATGTGTCGAGTGGATACCACAACCAAATCTGGAGTTTCGAACCTCATCCATTGAGCCTACGTAAAGTAGAGTTGTCAGCAGTCCTTCGCTTACCCATTACTCATAAACACACTCCATTATCTTGAATTTATGGCCCAATCACGTCCCGTTcagttaaggttcttatttttgaagaatttatttttaaattacgagacagatcattctcttatTCTTtatgagacagatcattctcttacaataaaTCACATTTTAATTTTCGGAACGGGGCCTCACTTTATTCTTTCATGAAAAATTTGTCTATTTGAGCTGAGTCTCCCCTAGAAAATGAGCTTGATTTctgttcaccaaaaaaaaatttaccatttCAGTGGGAATTTGTCCGTGATTGTGTTTGAGATCTTAGATTCATTGAATGACACTAaaatgaaagaaggaaaaaaaagaaggtaaaacgATAATGTTATAGAAACATAAagtattttacaaaaataatacgACGAAATTAGTAACTTTTGTAAAATAATAGCAATGATCGTATACGTccgttcttttttaaaaattgatttaCATACTCCCTTTTTGATGCAcatgctctctttttttgtcctttagtTTGTGAATTTACCAAATAGTTCCAAAAACTTATGAAAAATGCCTTGTTTCAGGGACATGTTTGATAAATTCACGTGCTAAAGGACTATTTGATAAATTCACTTGCTAAAGAACTATTTAATCTTAATGAGAACATcttattacagttttttttaaataattttgataacaaaatttaaaatttcactaaataaaaattaattcatAAATAACCatacaaaattaattcataatTCACTAAACATCTTATTACATCTTAACTATTTGGTCATCATTGCCtggaaaaataattatttcctACAAAATTGCTTCCAAAGAGGGTGACAAATCCAGTGTACCCCCGCGGGTGCATACAAGAAGGAAACTCGCGCGCATTTATCCCAGCTCAGCCAGTCCAAATCTCAGAAGAGTCGACACATTTCTTCTAAATAAAGCTTGAAAAAAGTTTGCGGAGGGCAATTTTGAccgtttaaaaatattttagatgattcagtttaaaaataaattatttattatcgattgaagattaaaaatatatccatatttttaattattaattgtCAAAACAGACGAAATTACGTATTTTCTGTGAATTCTGTGAACAGCTTAATCACAGCTACCGCAAATAAGTTTCTTTCATAGAAAAAACGACCTTTATTCGAATTACTAATAAAATTCCTTTGTCCTCTTTCTACAATCTTCCCCTAATTCCTAATCCAAGGAAAAAACGATGATGGGAAACCACaccggcggcggcggcggcccGAAGAAACGCCAACGCGTCAACAGCAGCAGCCGCCTCTCCTCCACCGCCGCCGTTATCGACTCCTCCCGCCCTGACATAACCCTAACCGAAGCATCCCACAAGCCAGCCCCCGCCACCCTCCGCCGCTCCGCCTCTCACTCCTCCCTCCCCaccccctcctcctccacctcacgCGGCGGATTCAACGACGCTGCCACCGCCGACGTCATCCTCCGCCTCTACCTCGAAAAAACCCCCTCCCCCTTCGACTCCTCCCCCGACGACTCCGAGTCCATCTCCGCCGTCGATTCCGTCGACAAGCCCGACGTCCAGGTGTACCTCCACTCGCACGTCCTCGCCAGATCCAAATACTTCGCCGCGCTCTTATCGGATCGATGGCAGAGAGAGAATTACGACGGCAACAACAACACCAACACCGAAGCCGATTGCGAGAGCAGTGACAAGAAGATTCACCGCTTCAACTTTGGAGTTGCCGCGGTAACTGGGTCGATCGACAACCACTTGACCGTTCTTCAGCTCCTTTACACCAACGATTTCTCTAATGCGATCGATAGTGTATCGACGGCTTTGTATATACTTCCTGTGGCGCTCGAGCTTTTGTTCGAAGATTGTGTTAGGTCGTGCGTGAGGTTTTTGGAAGCCGTGCCGTGGACCGAGGAGGAAGAGAGGAGAGTTGTGAGCTTAATTCCGTTTCTCAGCGAGGAAGAGTCTAAGGAGCTTCTGTCTAGGGTTTCGCCGTTGAGGAACGAGTTGGGTGAAGAAATGCTTTACGGATTGATTCTCACGGCGATTCACAACTACAACCAGCTGAACATGGCGTTCGCCAAGGCTTTCGTGGCGAAGCTCCTGAGGGACTTCTCGTCGAAGGTGTAACATCTTAGACTCCAAAGGCTGAGTTCTTCCTAAATtattagtttttgaaatttcttattCAGCCTTTCGTCATAGACCAGTGGAAGTGGAAGATAAAAAATGTGGTCCGAAATTGAATGAAGTTCAGATAAGATGACACTAAGGACGCACATGGCAGTTGCTAGTGAATTTCTTTTGGTCgtaatcttttactttttagacttttgTGACGACAAATGGCGAATCTAAAAAGATTAACGTGAatgaaacaaaaattcagaaatgacaaaaataatacCAACGCAATAATTTGGgaagaacggggcctaattagCTTAATTCTTCTTAAGTGATATTTTATGAGCATGTTAGTACTAGGAATTCCTTTGGTCTGTGATGCGTTTGCATATTGTTGTtagaattgtgaatttttatttgcttatttgatctttcttgttctttaaAATGCTTTGTGTTGTATCGTGTCATGCTGGCCTAATATAAATTATGTGCATGATATTTAAAATACCCAGGAATCTGCAAGGAGAGTGTTGGATCGGGTGTTCGAGATGAGTTTGAAGGTCGTGAAGGAGTCGTTGGAGGAGTACTCGAGTCCGGAATTTCGAGGGGACCATAAGGAGACGGAGGCGATTCAGAGGTTGAATTTGCATACGGCGATGACCAATGGGAGGCATTTGGTGTGGCTGGTGGAAAGGATGATTGAGTTGAGAGTGGCAGATATGGCTGTGAAGGAGTGGAGCGAGCTGTCTGCGTTCACAGCGGATTTACAGAGGGCATTTCGAGATGATGCTTGGAGGAATATCGTACCGGCGCTTCCTGCTGTTGTGATGCGGACCACTTCTAAGCTTGCCAATGCTATTGTTGTTGGACACATTTTGGCTCCTAGACAGGTTCTGCTTCCAACTAGCTAGATTTGAGATGCATTTCTATTTACTACGCACAGATCATTGGCATCACTGGGTTTCCCTGAGATTGATTACTGTTATGTGAACTTAACTCACTGCAATGTGCTTGTTATGTGAGATTGATGACTGTTATGTGAGCTGAACTTATCTCTCTTGCTGCAATGTGCTTGTTATGGTTTATAGTGTGAGGTGGTTATGTGTATCCCTCTCAATTCAAGGTTTTATTACTGCTTCATCTTTGCCTTAATTTTGTAGTTTCGTAGGTAGTGGTGGCTAGCAACTTGTTTTGCTTAGACAATATTCTTTTCTGGGCAAGTTGGAAGGCGTcagattttgagttttgagtttggtgcATCTATCATTCAAAAAGGAATACTTAAAAGTATCTCTCTTAGTCCTAGGTTAAATTCCTGCTTCATCTTTACCCTAATTTTGTATTGACGGAGTCAAGTTGACTCAACACTAAACTAAGAAGTCCAGCATTGATTACCCAAGCTAAGCTAAACTAAATAGAAGAACTCGCCTGAGTTTGCCCCTCGCCTACCAGAGTTATGGATT
This region includes:
- the LOC131307921 gene encoding BTB/POZ domain-containing protein At3g05675-like, with translation MMGNHTGGGGGPKKRQRVNSSSRLSSTAAVIDSSRPDITLTEASHKPAPATLRRSASHSSLPTPSSSTSRGGFNDAATADVILRLYLEKTPSPFDSSPDDSESISAVDSVDKPDVQVYLHSHVLARSKYFAALLSDRWQRENYDGNNNTNTEADCESSDKKIHRFNFGVAAVTGSIDNHLTVLQLLYTNDFSNAIDSVSTALYILPVALELLFEDCVRSCVRFLEAVPWTEEEERRVVSLIPFLSEEESKELLSRVSPLRNELGEEMLYGLILTAIHNYNQLNMAFAKAFVAKLLRDFSSKESARRVLDRVFEMSLKVVKESLEEYSSPEFRGDHKETEAIQRLNLHTAMTNGRHLVWLVERMIELRVADMAVKEWSELSAFTADLQRAFRDDAWRNIVPALPAVVMRTTSKLANAIVVGHILAPRQVRMKLVKDWLPVLIVCKENVSPIMPNQKLLYLELEESFLKIISTLPMLDAQELLQQCLSFSTRNVDDCPHLVNAFNTWFRRANRPQHSENPGD